A section of the Hevea brasiliensis isolate MT/VB/25A 57/8 chromosome 17, ASM3005281v1, whole genome shotgun sequence genome encodes:
- the LOC110672085 gene encoding LEAF RUST 10 DISEASE-RESISTANCE LOCUS RECEPTOR-LIKE PROTEIN KINASE-like 1.2 isoform X1 encodes MNQNLLLIPFYPFINLFIITFLLLAREATCAYVDPQYLTCSINKTCGDGQIISFPFYIQDQQESFCGYPGFNLVCQNRRPVLRLRDDNYTIHKIDYKNQIIRVSNAAFFHTNTACVPHRFKNTSLPDDRFNLFPNQTELFLLSRCNSTLLGGSNSELQKYKVNCSGETEDGPILSMFDGDPILGTASEVCEKELVVPVDSQRGENEGIERMLERGFVLNWTASNCSICESSGGKCGFNSSTYHFRCFCPDRPHAWDCKPDPAATGNNKFRLKFGLGAGAGIGLLVILSLYFFLSYRKRKPAPSNFLSKNSYSVPSSKSDLELGGAYFGVPLFSYTELEEATSNFDSRKELGDGGFGTVYYGKLRDGREVAVKRLYEHNYRRVAQFMNEIEILTRLRHKNLVTLYGCTSRRSHDLLLVYEYVPNGTVADHLHGDRAKSSPLTWPIRMSIAIETASALVYLHASDIIHRDVKTTNILLDNNFCVKVADFGLSRLFPNDVTHVSTAPQGTPGYVDPEYHQCYQLTDKSDVYSFGVVLIELISSMPAVDINRHRHEINLANLAVNRIQKCEFDELIDPSFGYNSDEEVKTMTITVAELAFRCLQQDKEMRPTMDEVLEELKRIESAEFMENPEEIHDDNKPLSGMLPPSSPPDCDDASLLKNIRSLPSPDTVTAKWASSCSTTPNVSGKIFSVSAA; translated from the exons ATGAACCAAAACTTGTTGTTAATTCCCTTCTATCCATTCATTAATCTCTTTATCATCACTTTCCTTCTCCTCGCCAGAGAGGCCACATGTGCATATGTAGATCCTCAGTACTTGACTTGCAGCATCAACAAAACATGTGGCGATGGCCAAATTATATCCTTCCCATTCTATATTCAAGACCAGCAAGAATCTTTCTGTGGTTACCCTGGATTCAATCTCGTTTGTCAAAATCGCCGTCCAGTTCTCAGACTACGAGATGATAATTATACTATCCACAAAATCGACTACAAAAACCAGATTATTCGCGTCTCAAACGCCGCGTTTTTCCATACAAACACCGCTTGTGTTCCTCATCGATTCAAAAACACATCACTACCCGATGACCGGTTCAATCTATTTCCAAATCAGACAGAACTCTTCTTGCTTTCTCGTTGCAACTCAACACTACTAGGAGGTAGTAATAGTGAACTTCAAAAGTACAAGGTTAATTGTTCTGGCGAAACTGAAGATGGTCCAATTTTATCAATGTTTGATGGCGATCCTATACTGGGTACTGCATCAGAGGTCTGTGAAAAAGAATTGGTGGTTCCTGTGGATTCGCAAAGAGGAGAGAATGAAGGAATTGAAAGGATGCTAGAAAGAGGGTTCGTGTTGAATTGGACAGCAAGTAATTGCAGCATATGCGAAAGTAGTGGAGGTAAATGTGGGTTTAATAGCAGCACCTACCATTTTAGGTGTTTCTGCCCAGACCGGCCTCATGCTTGGGACTGTAAACCTGACCCTGCAGCTACAG GAAATAACAAATTCAGATTGAAGTTTGGATTGGGAGCAG GTGCAGGCATCGGATTACTAGTAATTTTGTCTCTTTATTTTTTCCTCAGTTACCGTAAAAGAAAACCTGCTCCCTCTAACTTCCTGTCAAAAAATTCCTATTCTGTTCCCTCCTCAAAATCAGATCTAGAATTGGGCGGCGCCTACTTTGGTGTCCCACTCTTCTCGTACACTGAACTTGAAGAAGCCACTAGTAATTTTGACAGCAGAAAAGAGCTTGGAGATGGAGGTTTTGGAACTGTGTATTACG GTAAGCTCCGAGATGGACGAGAGGTTGCAGTCAAGCGCTTGTATGAGCATAATTACAGAAGGGTTGCACAGTTCATGAATGAAATTGAAATCCTTACACGCCTACGCCACAAAAATCTTGTCACTCTTTATGGATGCACTTCTCGCCGCAGCCACGATCTCCTCCTTGTATATGAATACGTTCCCAATGGTACGGTGGCTGATCATCTCCATGGTGATCGGGCAAAGTCCAGTCCACTGACATGGCCTATTCGAATGAGCATTGCAATAGAAACAGCTAGCGCTTTGGTTTACCTACACGCTTCGGATATCATACATCGTGACGTCAAAACCACCAACATTCTCCTTGACAACAATTTCTGCGTGAAAGTTGCTGATTTTGGTCTCTCAAGATTGTTCCCTAATGATGTCACCCATGTCTCAACTGCACCGCAAGGGACGCCAGGTTATGTTGATCCAGAGTATCACCAATGCTACCAGCTTACTGATAAGAGTGATGTCTATAGTTTTGGAGTTGTGTTGATTGAGCTGATATCATCAATGCCTGCTGTTGATATTAATAGGCATCGACATGAGATTAATCTAGCTAACTTGGCGGTAAACAGGATTCAAAAATGTGAATTTGATGAGTTGATTGATCCATCTTTTGGGTATAATTCTGATGAAGAAGTTAAAACAATGACAATTACAGTGGCAGAGTTGGCATTTCGATGCTTGCAACAGGACAAGGAAATGAGACCCACCATGGATGAAGTGTtggaggaattaaagagaattgaaagtgcagaatTCATGGAGAATCCAGAGGAGATTCATGATGATAACAAGCCATTGAGTGGTATGCTGCCACCATCTTCACCACCAGATTGCGACGATGCTTCGCTATTGAAAAATATCCGATCGCTGCCTTCACCAGATACGGTAACTGCTAAATGGGCTAGTAGTTGTTCCACTACACCTAATGTTAGTGGTAAGATTTTTTCCGTTTCTGCTGCTTAA
- the LOC110672085 gene encoding LEAF RUST 10 DISEASE-RESISTANCE LOCUS RECEPTOR-LIKE PROTEIN KINASE-like 1.1 isoform X4 — protein sequence MARVYLLVFVFLCHLGLHSADQEMKHHPNCPPFPCGKLGEIKFPFTNSKRPPHCGLLTVEGCDNGVQKIKLERGGRWYEISSISQAEAISIDDKMFSELLNSRNCRAFKYLNLPNLPYLSFQISQNLTLFECNNKLSDHPSLLEYSGCNNSSIYYTEREILPSLPPQCSLIQLPRTQNGQDDIFTQLTANFSLEVHVHWACRRCYYRGGDCQVNSKQKFYCANAEEGNNKFRLKFGLGADLELGGAYFGVPLFSYTELEEATSNFDSRKELGDGGFGTVYYGKLRDGREVAVKRLYEHNYRRVAQFMNEIEILTRLRHKNLVTLYGCTSRRSHDLLLVYEYVPNGTVADHLHGDRAKSSPLTWPIRMSIAIETASALVYLHASDIIHRDVKTTNILLDNNFCVKVADFGLSRLFPNDVTHVSTAPQGTPGYVDPEYHQCYQLTDKSDVYSFGVVLIELISSMPAVDINRHRHEINLANLAVNRIQKCEFDELIDPSFGYNSDEEVKTMTITVAELAFRCLQQDKEMRPTMDEVLEELKRIESAEFMENPEEIHDDNKPLSGMLPPSSPPDCDDASLLKNIRSLPSPDTVTAKWASSCSTTPNVSGKIFSVSAA from the exons ATGGCACGTGTCTATCTCTTAGTATTCGTTTTTCTGTGTCATCTTGGACTTCACTCTGCTGATCAAGAAATGAAGCACCATCCAAATTGTCCACCTTTTCCTTGTGGGAAGCTTGGTGAGATTAAGTTCCCCTTCACTAATTCCAAACGTCCTCCACACTGTGGTTTGTTAACGGTAGAGGGTTGTGACAATGGTGTTCAGAAGATAAAATTGGAGAGAGGAGGAAGATGGTATGAAATTAGCAGTATCTCTCAGGCAGAAGCCATTTCTATTGATGATAAAATGTTCTCAGAGCTTTTGAATTCTCGTAATTGTAGAGCCTTCAAATATCTAAATCTTCCTAACCTTCCTTATCTATCTTTTCAAATTAGTCAAAACCTAACCTTATTCGAATGCAACAACAAGCTTAGTGATCATCCTTCCCTGTTGGAGTATTCAGGCTGCAATAACTCAAGTATATATTATACTGAACGAGAAATTTTGCCAAGTCTTCCACCTCAGTGTTCACTTATTCAGCTTCCCCGGACTCAAAATGGTCAGGATGACATATTTACTCAGTTAACTGCCAACTTCTCACTTGAAGTGCATGTACATTGGGCTTGCAGGAGGTGTTATTATAGAGGAGGAGACTGTCAGGTGAACAGCAAGCAAAAGTTTTATTGTGCTAATGCAGAAGAAG GAAATAACAAATTCAGATTGAAGTTTGGATTGGGAGCAG ATCTAGAATTGGGCGGCGCCTACTTTGGTGTCCCACTCTTCTCGTACACTGAACTTGAAGAAGCCACTAGTAATTTTGACAGCAGAAAAGAGCTTGGAGATGGAGGTTTTGGAACTGTGTATTACG GTAAGCTCCGAGATGGACGAGAGGTTGCAGTCAAGCGCTTGTATGAGCATAATTACAGAAGGGTTGCACAGTTCATGAATGAAATTGAAATCCTTACACGCCTACGCCACAAAAATCTTGTCACTCTTTATGGATGCACTTCTCGCCGCAGCCACGATCTCCTCCTTGTATATGAATACGTTCCCAATGGTACGGTGGCTGATCATCTCCATGGTGATCGGGCAAAGTCCAGTCCACTGACATGGCCTATTCGAATGAGCATTGCAATAGAAACAGCTAGCGCTTTGGTTTACCTACACGCTTCGGATATCATACATCGTGACGTCAAAACCACCAACATTCTCCTTGACAACAATTTCTGCGTGAAAGTTGCTGATTTTGGTCTCTCAAGATTGTTCCCTAATGATGTCACCCATGTCTCAACTGCACCGCAAGGGACGCCAGGTTATGTTGATCCAGAGTATCACCAATGCTACCAGCTTACTGATAAGAGTGATGTCTATAGTTTTGGAGTTGTGTTGATTGAGCTGATATCATCAATGCCTGCTGTTGATATTAATAGGCATCGACATGAGATTAATCTAGCTAACTTGGCGGTAAACAGGATTCAAAAATGTGAATTTGATGAGTTGATTGATCCATCTTTTGGGTATAATTCTGATGAAGAAGTTAAAACAATGACAATTACAGTGGCAGAGTTGGCATTTCGATGCTTGCAACAGGACAAGGAAATGAGACCCACCATGGATGAAGTGTtggaggaattaaagagaattgaaagtgcagaatTCATGGAGAATCCAGAGGAGATTCATGATGATAACAAGCCATTGAGTGGTATGCTGCCACCATCTTCACCACCAGATTGCGACGATGCTTCGCTATTGAAAAATATCCGATCGCTGCCTTCACCAGATACGGTAACTGCTAAATGGGCTAGTAGTTGTTCCACTACACCTAATGTTAGTGGTAAGATTTTTTCCGTTTCTGCTGCTTAA
- the LOC110672085 gene encoding LEAF RUST 10 DISEASE-RESISTANCE LOCUS RECEPTOR-LIKE PROTEIN KINASE-like 1.1 isoform X2, translated as MARVYLLVFVFLCHLGLHSADQEMKHHPNCPPFPCGKLGEIKFPFTNSKRPPHCGLLTVEGCDNGVQKIKLERGGRWYEISSISQAEAISIDDKMFSELLNSRNCRAFKYLNLPNLPYLSFQISQNLTLFECNNKLSDHPSLLEYSGCNNSSIYYTEREILPSLPPQCSLIQLPRTQNGQDDIFTQLTANFSLEVHVHWACRRCYYRGGDCQVNSKQKFYCANAEEGNNKFRLKFGLGAGAGIGLLVILSLYFFLSYRKRKPAPSNFLSKNSYSVPSSKSDLELGGAYFGVPLFSYTELEEATSNFDSRKELGDGGFGTVYYGKLRDGREVAVKRLYEHNYRRVAQFMNEIEILTRLRHKNLVTLYGCTSRRSHDLLLVYEYVPNGTVADHLHGDRAKSSPLTWPIRMSIAIETASALVYLHASDIIHRDVKTTNILLDNNFCVKVADFGLSRLFPNDVTHVSTAPQGTPGYVDPEYHQCYQLTDKSDVYSFGVVLIELISSMPAVDINRHRHEINLANLAVNRIQKCEFDELIDPSFGYNSDEEVKTMTITVAELAFRCLQQDKEMRPTMDEVLEELKRIESAEFMENPEEIHDDNKPLSGMLPPSSPPDCDDASLLKNIRSLPSPDTVTAKWASSCSTTPNVSGKIFSVSAA; from the exons ATGGCACGTGTCTATCTCTTAGTATTCGTTTTTCTGTGTCATCTTGGACTTCACTCTGCTGATCAAGAAATGAAGCACCATCCAAATTGTCCACCTTTTCCTTGTGGGAAGCTTGGTGAGATTAAGTTCCCCTTCACTAATTCCAAACGTCCTCCACACTGTGGTTTGTTAACGGTAGAGGGTTGTGACAATGGTGTTCAGAAGATAAAATTGGAGAGAGGAGGAAGATGGTATGAAATTAGCAGTATCTCTCAGGCAGAAGCCATTTCTATTGATGATAAAATGTTCTCAGAGCTTTTGAATTCTCGTAATTGTAGAGCCTTCAAATATCTAAATCTTCCTAACCTTCCTTATCTATCTTTTCAAATTAGTCAAAACCTAACCTTATTCGAATGCAACAACAAGCTTAGTGATCATCCTTCCCTGTTGGAGTATTCAGGCTGCAATAACTCAAGTATATATTATACTGAACGAGAAATTTTGCCAAGTCTTCCACCTCAGTGTTCACTTATTCAGCTTCCCCGGACTCAAAATGGTCAGGATGACATATTTACTCAGTTAACTGCCAACTTCTCACTTGAAGTGCATGTACATTGGGCTTGCAGGAGGTGTTATTATAGAGGAGGAGACTGTCAGGTGAACAGCAAGCAAAAGTTTTATTGTGCTAATGCAGAAGAAG GAAATAACAAATTCAGATTGAAGTTTGGATTGGGAGCAG GTGCAGGCATCGGATTACTAGTAATTTTGTCTCTTTATTTTTTCCTCAGTTACCGTAAAAGAAAACCTGCTCCCTCTAACTTCCTGTCAAAAAATTCCTATTCTGTTCCCTCCTCAAAATCAGATCTAGAATTGGGCGGCGCCTACTTTGGTGTCCCACTCTTCTCGTACACTGAACTTGAAGAAGCCACTAGTAATTTTGACAGCAGAAAAGAGCTTGGAGATGGAGGTTTTGGAACTGTGTATTACG GTAAGCTCCGAGATGGACGAGAGGTTGCAGTCAAGCGCTTGTATGAGCATAATTACAGAAGGGTTGCACAGTTCATGAATGAAATTGAAATCCTTACACGCCTACGCCACAAAAATCTTGTCACTCTTTATGGATGCACTTCTCGCCGCAGCCACGATCTCCTCCTTGTATATGAATACGTTCCCAATGGTACGGTGGCTGATCATCTCCATGGTGATCGGGCAAAGTCCAGTCCACTGACATGGCCTATTCGAATGAGCATTGCAATAGAAACAGCTAGCGCTTTGGTTTACCTACACGCTTCGGATATCATACATCGTGACGTCAAAACCACCAACATTCTCCTTGACAACAATTTCTGCGTGAAAGTTGCTGATTTTGGTCTCTCAAGATTGTTCCCTAATGATGTCACCCATGTCTCAACTGCACCGCAAGGGACGCCAGGTTATGTTGATCCAGAGTATCACCAATGCTACCAGCTTACTGATAAGAGTGATGTCTATAGTTTTGGAGTTGTGTTGATTGAGCTGATATCATCAATGCCTGCTGTTGATATTAATAGGCATCGACATGAGATTAATCTAGCTAACTTGGCGGTAAACAGGATTCAAAAATGTGAATTTGATGAGTTGATTGATCCATCTTTTGGGTATAATTCTGATGAAGAAGTTAAAACAATGACAATTACAGTGGCAGAGTTGGCATTTCGATGCTTGCAACAGGACAAGGAAATGAGACCCACCATGGATGAAGTGTtggaggaattaaagagaattgaaagtgcagaatTCATGGAGAATCCAGAGGAGATTCATGATGATAACAAGCCATTGAGTGGTATGCTGCCACCATCTTCACCACCAGATTGCGACGATGCTTCGCTATTGAAAAATATCCGATCGCTGCCTTCACCAGATACGGTAACTGCTAAATGGGCTAGTAGTTGTTCCACTACACCTAATGTTAGTGGTAAGATTTTTTCCGTTTCTGCTGCTTAA
- the LOC110672085 gene encoding LEAF RUST 10 DISEASE-RESISTANCE LOCUS RECEPTOR-LIKE PROTEIN KINASE-like 1.2 isoform X3: MNQNLLLIPFYPFINLFIITFLLLAREATCAYVDPQYLTCSINKTCGDGQIISFPFYIQDQQESFCGYPGFNLVCQNRRPVLRLRDDNYTIHKIDYKNQIIRVSNAAFFHTNTACVPHRFKNTSLPDDRFNLFPNQTELFLLSRCNSTLLGGSNSELQKYKVNCSGETEDGPILSMFDGDPILGTASEVCEKELVVPVDSQRGENEGIERMLERGFVLNWTASNCSICESSGGKCGFNSSTYHFRCFCPDRPHAWDCKPDPAATGNNKFRLKFGLGADLELGGAYFGVPLFSYTELEEATSNFDSRKELGDGGFGTVYYGKLRDGREVAVKRLYEHNYRRVAQFMNEIEILTRLRHKNLVTLYGCTSRRSHDLLLVYEYVPNGTVADHLHGDRAKSSPLTWPIRMSIAIETASALVYLHASDIIHRDVKTTNILLDNNFCVKVADFGLSRLFPNDVTHVSTAPQGTPGYVDPEYHQCYQLTDKSDVYSFGVVLIELISSMPAVDINRHRHEINLANLAVNRIQKCEFDELIDPSFGYNSDEEVKTMTITVAELAFRCLQQDKEMRPTMDEVLEELKRIESAEFMENPEEIHDDNKPLSGMLPPSSPPDCDDASLLKNIRSLPSPDTVTAKWASSCSTTPNVSGKIFSVSAA, translated from the exons ATGAACCAAAACTTGTTGTTAATTCCCTTCTATCCATTCATTAATCTCTTTATCATCACTTTCCTTCTCCTCGCCAGAGAGGCCACATGTGCATATGTAGATCCTCAGTACTTGACTTGCAGCATCAACAAAACATGTGGCGATGGCCAAATTATATCCTTCCCATTCTATATTCAAGACCAGCAAGAATCTTTCTGTGGTTACCCTGGATTCAATCTCGTTTGTCAAAATCGCCGTCCAGTTCTCAGACTACGAGATGATAATTATACTATCCACAAAATCGACTACAAAAACCAGATTATTCGCGTCTCAAACGCCGCGTTTTTCCATACAAACACCGCTTGTGTTCCTCATCGATTCAAAAACACATCACTACCCGATGACCGGTTCAATCTATTTCCAAATCAGACAGAACTCTTCTTGCTTTCTCGTTGCAACTCAACACTACTAGGAGGTAGTAATAGTGAACTTCAAAAGTACAAGGTTAATTGTTCTGGCGAAACTGAAGATGGTCCAATTTTATCAATGTTTGATGGCGATCCTATACTGGGTACTGCATCAGAGGTCTGTGAAAAAGAATTGGTGGTTCCTGTGGATTCGCAAAGAGGAGAGAATGAAGGAATTGAAAGGATGCTAGAAAGAGGGTTCGTGTTGAATTGGACAGCAAGTAATTGCAGCATATGCGAAAGTAGTGGAGGTAAATGTGGGTTTAATAGCAGCACCTACCATTTTAGGTGTTTCTGCCCAGACCGGCCTCATGCTTGGGACTGTAAACCTGACCCTGCAGCTACAG GAAATAACAAATTCAGATTGAAGTTTGGATTGGGAGCAG ATCTAGAATTGGGCGGCGCCTACTTTGGTGTCCCACTCTTCTCGTACACTGAACTTGAAGAAGCCACTAGTAATTTTGACAGCAGAAAAGAGCTTGGAGATGGAGGTTTTGGAACTGTGTATTACG GTAAGCTCCGAGATGGACGAGAGGTTGCAGTCAAGCGCTTGTATGAGCATAATTACAGAAGGGTTGCACAGTTCATGAATGAAATTGAAATCCTTACACGCCTACGCCACAAAAATCTTGTCACTCTTTATGGATGCACTTCTCGCCGCAGCCACGATCTCCTCCTTGTATATGAATACGTTCCCAATGGTACGGTGGCTGATCATCTCCATGGTGATCGGGCAAAGTCCAGTCCACTGACATGGCCTATTCGAATGAGCATTGCAATAGAAACAGCTAGCGCTTTGGTTTACCTACACGCTTCGGATATCATACATCGTGACGTCAAAACCACCAACATTCTCCTTGACAACAATTTCTGCGTGAAAGTTGCTGATTTTGGTCTCTCAAGATTGTTCCCTAATGATGTCACCCATGTCTCAACTGCACCGCAAGGGACGCCAGGTTATGTTGATCCAGAGTATCACCAATGCTACCAGCTTACTGATAAGAGTGATGTCTATAGTTTTGGAGTTGTGTTGATTGAGCTGATATCATCAATGCCTGCTGTTGATATTAATAGGCATCGACATGAGATTAATCTAGCTAACTTGGCGGTAAACAGGATTCAAAAATGTGAATTTGATGAGTTGATTGATCCATCTTTTGGGTATAATTCTGATGAAGAAGTTAAAACAATGACAATTACAGTGGCAGAGTTGGCATTTCGATGCTTGCAACAGGACAAGGAAATGAGACCCACCATGGATGAAGTGTtggaggaattaaagagaattgaaagtgcagaatTCATGGAGAATCCAGAGGAGATTCATGATGATAACAAGCCATTGAGTGGTATGCTGCCACCATCTTCACCACCAGATTGCGACGATGCTTCGCTATTGAAAAATATCCGATCGCTGCCTTCACCAGATACGGTAACTGCTAAATGGGCTAGTAGTTGTTCCACTACACCTAATGTTAGTGGTAAGATTTTTTCCGTTTCTGCTGCTTAA